CTGTGGGATATCGAAGGCGATGAAGCACCCGGACGGGGTGGGGTTCGGAACAGGGCGCGAGAGCGACAGGTGCAGATGCCCGGGCGTCGTGGCGCTCGGTAGTCCGTGGCCCACACACTCCTCCGTGTTGTCGAGGAGCACGGCGCGGAGTTCGTACCAGAAGGTCGTTCCCGGCCAGACAGAGTCGTCGACGAACATGCCCGGTGACTCGGGAGGAAGGAAGTCCTCAGTGAGGCACATGAACGGGCCGTTCGGGGATGTGCTGCGGTAGACGTTGAAGCCTCTGATGTGAGCGAGCGAGCCCACCGACCATCGGAGCACGACATCCCCATCCTGACCGAGCGCCGCGAAGAACGTCCCCTCCACAGGCGTCTCGGTCGAGAGGTTCATGAAGACGGAAATGTCGTCCGATGACGTGTTCGACATCACGACGTCCAGGTAGCCGTCTCCGTCGAGATCGCCAGCGACGGCGTCGTGCGCGCCGCTCTGACCGGCGAACGGTCGAGCGTCCTGGAAGGTCCCGTCCCCGTTCCCCAGAAGCACCATGAGGTTGTCACCATGGGAGTCAACGACCGCCACGTCACCGTATCCGTCTCCGTTGAAGTCCCCGACCTCGCTGTCGATCGGCTCAGTGCCGGCGGGACAAGACACGGGACCCTGGAACGACCCGTCGCCGTTCCCGAGGAACACGAAGATCGCGCTCGAGTTGTAGCAGGGCACCACGACGTCCACGTGGTCATCGGCATTGAAGCGGCCGGCGGAGGCGTGTCCGGTCCCGACGCCTCCGGTGATATGCACCGTCGGGGCGCCGAACGACCCATCGCCGTTTCCGAGAAGCACGGCAAGAGCACTCGTGTTGTAGGAACCCATCGGAACGGCAAGATCCGACTCATCGTCTCCATTGAAGTCACCCACAGCCGGACGGTAGGCGGACATGCCCGAGGAGCCTCCCGTCGTGTAGCTCCCGACCTCAGTGAACGTACCATCCCCGTCGCCCGTGAACGTCGACACCTCTCGCAGTCCTCCGTTCGAAACGACAAGGTCGATGCCGCTCCGGCCATCGAGGTCCGCGGTCACGACGGCGCTCGGGTAGCCGACGTCGAACGGCGTGCCGGGTGTGAACGTCCCGTCCCCGTTTCCCAGAAGCACCGAGGCCTGCCGGTCGTTGATCCCGACCGTGACAAGGTCAAGCTCAGCATCCTCATCGAAGAGACCGCAGGTTATGCTCGTAGGGAAGTCCCCGACCGGACATTCGCTTGCAAAAGTGAAGCTCCCGTCGCCCCCGCCGCTGTAGACCTCGACCTTGCTCGTGTCAGACCACCTGCAGGCGGCCGCAAGATCAAGGTACTCGTCGTCGTCGAAAAGACCGAGCGTGATCGCGTAGGGGTTCTCGTAACAGTCGAATGCTGGTGTGTCCCGGAACGTCCCGTCTCCAACACCGATGAGCACGGAGACGTCCTCCCCCTCCCTCGTGGCCACGACAAGGTCTTGCACGCCGTTTTCATCGAAATCGCCAATCGCAAGGGAGTACGGCTCGCTCCCGACGCCGTACGGCACGCCGCCGGAGAATCCGCCGGCTCCGTCGCCCAGGAAGACGTGCACGACATCGTCGTAGCGGGAGCACGCTGCGAAGTCCGGATCACCGTCCCCGTTGAAGTCACCGGCGATCGCTGAATACGGCGCGTCGCCGACGG
The sequence above is drawn from the Candidatus Effluviviaceae Genus V sp. genome and encodes:
- a CDS encoding T9SS type A sorting domain-containing protein; translation: MQRIATLLLTLLLLIPATTASTAPLFGARLDFYCGDWPRDVAVGDFNEDGHDDVAVPLNDDEEVAVLLGRGDGTFEDAVEYGTAEDSWDAEGPFSIAIGDLDGDDHEDLVVANWESNNVGFLLGYGDGTFATADTILIGGGPNCVILTDVNEDSLLDAVSANWHEGNVRIVFGDGAGDFTYPAVPEYVVGSGPYTVLDGDFNEDDHIDLAVANFWDDDFSILIGAGDGTFSPAVDYPAGDAPHDISIADFDGDDHQDLVIPNRDSDDVSVYLGNGDGTFQSGTTYPVGDAPYSAIAGDFNGDGDPDFAACSRYDDVVHVFLGDGAGGFSGGVPYGVGSEPYSLAIGDFDENGVQDLVVATREGEDVSVLIGVGDGTFRDTPAFDCYENPYAITLGLFDDDEYLDLAAACRWSDTSKVEVYSGGGDGSFTFASECPVGDFPTSITCGLFDEDAELDLVTVGINDRQASVLLGNGDGTFTPGTPFDVGYPSAVVTADLDGRSGIDLVVSNGGLREVSTFTGDGDGTFTEVGSYTTGGSSGMSAYRPAVGDFNGDDESDLAVPMGSYNTSALAVLLGNGDGSFGAPTVHITGGVGTGHASAGRFNADDHVDVVVPCYNSSAIFVFLGNGDGSFQGPVSCPAGTEPIDSEVGDFNGDGYGDVAVVDSHGDNLMVLLGNGDGTFQDARPFAGQSGAHDAVAGDLDGDGYLDVVMSNTSSDDISVFMNLSTETPVEGTFFAALGQDGDVVLRWSVGSLAHIRGFNVYRSTSPNGPFMCLTEDFLPPESPGMFVDDSVWPGTTFWYELRAVLLDNTEECVGHGLPSATTPGHLHLSLSRPVPNPTPSGCFIAFDIPQDGTPATLAVYNVRGQLVRTLFDGRADRGRRIVSWDGTCPEGRVASGVYFVRLEAEGEFRQEKVLLLR